Proteins from a single region of Hordeum vulgare subsp. vulgare chromosome 6H, MorexV3_pseudomolecules_assembly, whole genome shotgun sequence:
- the LOC123401245 gene encoding protein KINESIN LIGHT CHAIN-RELATED 2-like, which produces MPGIIVDGVVTEEIQHEVSSSQNKENLTAPTMAPSMQSEALEMHVEDSGAGEPSIEQLYNNVCEMESSSEGGGSPSRESFGSDGEESRIDSELRHLVAGEMEAMKVIEEEEEKEKGSGSVTNAAPTAGNGTPARPQSSNSSKKKAAKSQLESDASVGPNGKASPEEGESEVSKPGSRVGRRRKANAKSQNGTEDAGLDNPDLGPFLLKHARDLIASDNPRRALKYALRATKSFEKCAGGKPSLNLVMSLHVVAAIHCNMGKYEEAVPVLQRSLEIPVTEEGQEHALAKFSGCMQLGDTYGMLGQIALSLQWYAKGLDIQKQTLGEQDPRVGETCRYLAEAHVQALQLDEAQKLCQMALDIHRDNGQPASLEETADRRLMGLICDTKGDHEAALEHLVMASMAMVANGQETEVASVDCSIGDIYLSLGRYDEAVCAYQKALTVFKTSKGENHATVASVFLRLADLYNKTGKLRESKSYCENALKIYQKPIPGTSLEEIATGLTDVSAIYETMNEHDQALKLLQKALKMYNNSAGQQSTIAGIEAQIGVLHYISGNYGDAYDSFKSAITKLRTCGEKKSAFFGIALNQMGLACVQRYSINEAAELFEEARTVLEQEYGPYHADTLGVYSNLAGTYDAMGRLDEAIEILEYVVEMREEKLGTANPDVDDEKRRLAELLKEAGRGRSRKAKSLENLLGTNPYTVGKRTTVAA; this is translated from the exons ATGCCAGGAATCATAGTGGATGGAGTTGTTACAGAGGAGATTCAGCATGAGGTGAGTTCCTCTCAAAACAAGGAGAATTTGACGGCCCCAACCATGGCGCCAAGCATGCAGAGTGAGGCACTTGAGATGCACGTTGAGGATTCTGGTGCCGGGGAACCCTCGATTGAGCAACTCTACAACAATGTGTGCGAGATGGAGAGCTCAAGTGAGGGTGGCGGATCCCCATCACGCGAGAGCTTTGGGTCGGATGGGGAGGAATCAAGGATTGACTCGGAGCTTCGCCACCTTGTTGCTGGGGAGATGGAGGCCATGAAGGtcattgaggaggaggaggagaaggagaaggggagtGGAAGTGTTACAAATGCAGCACCTACTGCTGGCAATGGGACCCCTGCCAGGCCTCAGTCTTCCAATTCATCCAAGAAGAAGGCTGCAAAATCACAGCTTGAATCGGATGCTTCTGTTGGCCCCAATGGCAAAGCATCCCCCGAGGAAGGTGAGAGTGAGGTCAGCAAGCCCGGAAGCCGAGTTGGCCGTCGCCGGAAAGCTAATGCCAAATCACAGAATGGAACAGAAGATGCTGGGCTCGATAACCCAGACCTTGGTCCATTTCTTCTTAAGCATGCAAGAGACTTGATTGCCTCTGATAATCCACGGCGAGCGCTGAAATATGCTCTCCGTGCCACCAAGTCATTTGAGAAATGTGCAGGTGGAAAGCCAAGCTTGAACTTGGTCATGAGTTTGCATGTTGTGGCTGCAATCCACTGCAACATGGGAAAGTACGAAGAGGCTGTACCTGTGCTACAACGATCCCTCGAGATTCCTGTGACCGAGGAAGGTCAGGAGCACGCACTTGCCAAGTTTTCTGGTTGCATGCAATTGGGGGACACCTATGGGATGCTAGGCCAGATTGCCCTCTCACTGCAATGGTATGCCAAAGGGCTTGATATCCAGAAGCAGACATTGGGGGAGCAGGATCCAAGGGTTGGAGAGACTTGCCGGTACTTGGCCGAGGCTCATGTGCAGGCACTACAATTAGATGAAGCACAAAAATTGTGCCAGATGGCTCTTGACATTCATAGGGATAATGGCCAGCCAGCATCACTTGAAGAAACGGCTGATAGGAGGCTAATGGGTCTTATTTGTGACACTAAGGGTGACCATGAAGCTGCGTTAGAACATCTAGTGATGGCGAGCATGGCCATGGTCGCCAATGGCCAGGAGACTGAGGTGGCCTCAgtggattgcagcattggtgacatTTATCTCTCATTGGGTCGATATGACGAGGCTGTATGTGCTTACCAGAAAGCTCTTACAGTATTCAAGACTAGCAAAGGGGAGAATCATGCCACCGTGGCTTCTGTTTTTCTGCGGCTtgcagatctatacaacaaaacaggGAAGCTGAGGGAATCAAAATCATACTGTGAGAATGCTCTCAAAATTTATCAGAAACCTATTCCAGGCACGTCTCTTGAAGAAATTGCCACTGGTTTAACTGATGTTTCTGCCATATATGAGACCATGAATGAGCATGACCAAGCACTGAAGTTACTCCAGAAGGCCTTGAAAATGTACAATAATTCTGCTGGCCAACAGAGCACAATCGCTGGAATTGAAGCTCAGATTGGTGTCTTGCACTACATCTCCGGGAATTATGGCGATGCATATGACTCCTTCAAGAGTGCGATTACAAAGCTCCGCACATGTGGTGAGAAAAAGTCCGCCTTCTTCGGTATTGCCCTGAACCAGATGGGGCTGGCGTGTGTTCAAAGATACTCCATAAATGAAGCTGCAGAACTCTTCGAGGAAGCTAGAACCGTTCTGGAGCAAGAATACGGGCCATATCATGCAGATACTCTAGGAGTATACAGCAATCTTGCTGGAACTTATGATGCAATGGGAAG ACTGGATGAGGCCATTGAGATCTTGGAATACGTCGTAGAAATGCGTGAAGAGAAGCTAGGCACGGCGAACCCAGACGTCGATGACGAGAAGCGGAGGCTCGCCGAGTTGCTGAAGGAGGCTGGCCGGGGGAGAAGCAGGAAGGCAAAATCCCTGGAAAATCTTCTCGGGACCAACCCATACACCGTTGGAAAGAGGACTACAGTTGCAGCGTGA